From one Marinobacter sp. LV10MA510-1 genomic stretch:
- a CDS encoding UvrD-helicase domain-containing protein translates to MSKQQDRARTGGDYVRVIAGPGSGKTTLLVARTGFLLEQRGSVVGLVTFANPAAQEMRERLGGNVDMSRVRVSTFDAYARQQFLPFLNGRRPPKFFERQILISRSIASTGSDFDEETAGSVIDELNNRLHPEEGAAECVELFDTYQSLMAEDGLIDFAEVARQVVLKLQSGEIEPLPVTHLLVDEFQDTAPVQLAWLKAHWDRGIKVTVVGDDDQSIYGFRSAMGNEGMQEFASQTSAEDFFLDECYRCAPEIVDVAGKVIGHNLARIRKDIRSMSAPGGIVKHGRYDEPENEFEALDIWIKEIRAERQGQTIGILARTNRLLDNIEAMLRVGGYKYRRIGGKSIWDTQGAGLLLGLAELATFRTYLEAPNAANALSWAQVPQGLVNRYRGHIVDQGLYAGLPGHLTEDGRVTGFHEQLAFWSGMIIDGMEGPALKCIAAWITDQ, encoded by the coding sequence TTGAGTAAACAACAAGACAGGGCTCGGACGGGTGGCGATTACGTTCGTGTGATCGCCGGGCCTGGCTCTGGGAAGACAACGCTGCTGGTGGCTCGGACAGGGTTCCTACTTGAACAGAGGGGTTCGGTTGTAGGGCTGGTGACGTTTGCGAACCCGGCGGCTCAGGAAATGCGAGAGCGGCTGGGAGGGAATGTAGATATGAGTCGCGTCCGGGTGTCGACGTTCGACGCCTATGCGCGACAGCAATTCCTCCCTTTTCTGAATGGCCGTCGGCCGCCGAAGTTTTTTGAGCGCCAGATACTGATCAGTCGTTCGATTGCCAGCACAGGTTCTGACTTCGACGAGGAAACGGCGGGGTCAGTAATAGACGAACTGAATAACCGGTTACACCCGGAGGAGGGTGCTGCGGAATGCGTAGAGCTGTTTGATACTTACCAGTCGCTGATGGCTGAAGACGGCTTGATAGATTTTGCGGAAGTGGCGCGGCAGGTTGTGCTGAAGCTTCAGTCGGGTGAGATCGAGCCGTTGCCGGTGACGCACTTATTGGTTGATGAGTTTCAGGACACGGCGCCGGTTCAGCTGGCGTGGCTCAAGGCTCACTGGGATCGCGGGATCAAAGTGACGGTAGTGGGTGATGACGATCAATCGATCTACGGGTTTCGCAGCGCAATGGGGAATGAGGGTATGCAGGAGTTCGCGTCGCAGACGAGCGCAGAGGATTTCTTTCTCGATGAGTGCTACCGGTGTGCGCCCGAGATTGTGGATGTTGCCGGCAAGGTGATCGGTCACAACCTGGCGCGAATTCGTAAGGACATTCGATCGATGTCGGCGCCTGGAGGGATTGTTAAGCACGGTCGTTACGATGAGCCCGAGAATGAGTTTGAGGCTCTGGACATCTGGATCAAGGAAATACGGGCAGAGCGTCAGGGTCAGACGATAGGGATTCTGGCCCGGACGAACCGGCTCCTGGATAACATCGAGGCCATGCTCCGGGTCGGCGGCTACAAGTACCGTCGTATTGGCGGTAAGTCGATCTGGGACACTCAGGGCGCTGGTCTACTTCTGGGCCTGGCGGAGCTGGCCACGTTCCGGACGTACCTGGAAGCACCGAATGCGGCGAACGCTTTGTCTTGGGCGCAGGTTCCTCAGGGTCTGGTAAACCGGTATCGGGGGCACATTGTTGATCAGGGATTGTACGCGGGTCTGCCCGGGCACCTAACTGAGGATGGTAGGGTCACGGGCTTTCACGAGCAGCTCGCATTTTGGTCGGGGATGATCATCGACGGGATGGAAGGCCCGGCGCTGAAGTGCATTGCGGCGTGGATTACGGATCAGTAA
- a CDS encoding PH domain-containing protein, whose translation MIFMPGMIIGWLEAEVGPEVLEGIPVKLILQCSGILAALYSCVYKIGYDLLANRYTLTDEEVTEVYGLIMKDTRVTKLIHIRRVSVEIGIMGRIFGYGDVLYYTAGSGGVDVRLKDIPNPEALAKEADNLAKKKQGGDREAEAQSEVRASQLLGAGSSSDHQILAAFSESVTESVAVQKQMLAAIQGLRSETRRNASLLSAALKSGAVGASESDPDPDDYAESFVASRSADMPEEPEDVSDSDYGELPESGEEDHHSASPKMFDAPEDSQAEPEAISSDSDLSATPEFDLESEPDREEFQSGEFSSEESETPDESKPDEFFGLIAPGKK comes from the coding sequence ATGATTTTCATGCCTGGGATGATCATTGGCTGGCTTGAAGCGGAGGTGGGCCCTGAAGTGCTGGAGGGGATTCCGGTCAAGCTCATATTGCAGTGCTCGGGGATACTGGCTGCCCTGTACTCATGCGTCTACAAAATCGGCTACGACTTGCTGGCTAACCGATACACGCTGACCGATGAAGAGGTGACCGAGGTTTACGGCCTAATCATGAAAGACACCCGGGTAACCAAGCTGATCCATATTCGTCGCGTCAGCGTCGAGATCGGAATCATGGGTCGGATCTTCGGGTACGGGGATGTTCTGTACTACACCGCTGGTTCTGGCGGCGTCGATGTTCGACTCAAGGACATTCCAAACCCTGAAGCCTTGGCGAAAGAGGCGGATAACCTGGCGAAGAAAAAGCAGGGTGGTGACAGGGAAGCGGAAGCGCAGTCGGAAGTTCGGGCCAGTCAATTGTTGGGTGCTGGGTCGTCGTCTGACCACCAGATACTGGCTGCCTTCAGTGAGTCCGTGACGGAGAGTGTCGCGGTCCAGAAGCAGATGCTTGCGGCGATCCAAGGGCTTCGCAGTGAGACTCGGCGGAATGCCTCTTTGCTGAGTGCGGCGCTGAAGAGTGGCGCAGTTGGTGCGAGCGAATCTGACCCGGACCCGGATGATTATGCAGAGTCCTTCGTAGCGTCGCGCTCCGCCGATATGCCGGAGGAGCCAGAAGATGTTTCGGATAGCGATTACGGGGAGTTACCTGAGTCGGGCGAAGAAGATCATCACTCTGCCAGCCCGAAGATGTTTGATGCGCCTGAGGATAGCCAGGCCGAGCCGGAAGCGATTTCTTCGGATTCGGATCTGAGCGCTACCCCCGAATTTGATCTGGAGTCGGAACCCGACCGCGAAGAGTTTCAGTCCGGAGAGTTCAGCTCTGAAGAGTCCGAGACACCAGATGAGTCAAAGCCGGATGAGTTTTTCGGCCTGATAGCCCCCGGCAAGAAGTGA
- the mobI gene encoding conjugative transfer protein MobI(A/C): MTKFDSMIIECEERIKELAGDAQEVANEHWRFHYRENAGRPPREKGRLNVWVRARKGGLEISWTHFRFVKHAGAVSSRPKSIHITKGRGNKYRAHSLTVRAKDWEIDQVLETEEKLAEIRAEYASVRKIITYAKEVNKKAAKRLGQPRKESGNQEVLGGEVA; the protein is encoded by the coding sequence ATGACAAAATTCGATTCGATGATTATTGAGTGTGAAGAGCGTATCAAGGAATTAGCAGGTGATGCTCAGGAAGTTGCTAATGAACATTGGCGGTTTCACTACAGGGAAAACGCAGGGCGACCTCCGCGGGAGAAGGGGCGCCTGAACGTATGGGTAAGGGCTCGGAAAGGCGGCCTAGAGATTTCGTGGACACATTTCCGGTTTGTGAAGCATGCGGGAGCCGTGTCTTCTCGGCCCAAATCGATTCACATCACAAAAGGGCGAGGCAACAAGTACCGCGCTCACAGCCTGACCGTTCGCGCAAAAGATTGGGAGATCGACCAGGTGCTGGAGACGGAAGAGAAGCTGGCCGAGATTCGCGCCGAATACGCGAGCGTTCGGAAGATCATCACCTATGCGAAAGAGGTCAATAAGAAGGCGGCCAAACGTCTTGGTCAACCGCGGAAAGAATCTGGCAACCAAGAAGTGCTTGGAGGGGAAGTGGCATGA